A region from the Polaribacter sp. Hel1_33_78 genome encodes:
- a CDS encoding acyltransferase, translating into MDYFAHETAVIDDNCIIGKGTKIWHFSHIMSNCSIGESCNLGQNVVVSPEVILGKNVKVQNNVSIYTGVICEDDVFLGPSMVFTNVINPRSAIIRKNEYLKTIVKKGASIGANATIVCGNDIGEFAFIGAGAVVTKEILPYALVVGNPSKQIGWVGEFGHRLEFNKQGFATCKESGQEYQLKDNSVIKVK; encoded by the coding sequence ATGGATTATTTTGCACACGAAACGGCAGTTATAGATGATAATTGTATTATAGGGAAAGGGACAAAAATTTGGCATTTTAGTCATATTATGTCTAATTGTAGTATTGGCGAATCTTGTAATCTCGGTCAAAACGTTGTGGTTTCTCCTGAAGTTATTTTAGGTAAAAATGTAAAAGTGCAAAACAACGTTTCTATTTATACGGGTGTTATTTGTGAAGATGATGTTTTTTTAGGGCCTTCCATGGTTTTTACAAATGTTATAAATCCAAGAAGTGCTATTATTAGAAAAAATGAATATTTAAAAACAATTGTAAAAAAAGGAGCGAGTATTGGCGCAAATGCAACCATTGTTTGTGGTAATGATATTGGCGAATTTGCTTTTATTGGAGCGGGAGCAGTTGTAACAAAAGAAATTTTACCATATGCCTTGGTGGTTGGGAATCCATCAAAACAAATAGGCTGGGTGGGGGAGTTTGGCCATAGATTAGAATTTAATAAACAGGGTTTTGCAACGTGTAAAGAAAGTGGGCAAGAGTATCAATTGAAGGATAATAGTGTTATAAAAGTAAAGTGA
- the deoC gene encoding deoxyribose-phosphate aldolase has protein sequence MKINQFLDATYLKTATQASITEEDNQQKVVDLINEAILYNYKLVMIRSKYISLAKKMFLESKADFLIGTVIDFPEGNSSTEIKLKEAQKAIDLGADELDFVVNYTAFKEGKIAMIKEQVLKATKLCIENNKVAKWIIEVAALTREEIIVISQLIKEVVLENFDEAAVKKVFVKSSTGFFKTQDNTPNGATFETMKLISENAKPLQIKAAGGVRDYGTALKMISIGVDRIGTSSSKEICTKEKSHKTGY, from the coding sequence ATGAAAATTAATCAATTTTTAGATGCTACTTATTTAAAGACAGCAACTCAAGCAAGTATTACAGAAGAAGATAATCAACAAAAAGTAGTTGATTTGATAAATGAAGCCATTTTGTACAATTATAAATTAGTAATGATTCGTTCAAAATATATTTCATTAGCAAAAAAAATGTTTTTAGAATCAAAAGCTGACTTTTTAATAGGAACTGTAATCGATTTTCCGGAAGGGAACTCATCTACTGAAATTAAATTAAAAGAAGCCCAAAAAGCGATTGATTTAGGTGCAGATGAATTGGATTTTGTTGTCAATTATACCGCTTTTAAAGAAGGTAAAATTGCGATGATAAAAGAGCAAGTTTTAAAAGCGACTAAACTTTGTATTGAAAACAATAAAGTTGCAAAATGGATCATAGAAGTAGCTGCCTTGACGAGAGAAGAAATTATTGTAATTTCACAACTAATAAAGGAGGTTGTTCTCGAAAATTTTGATGAAGCTGCTGTTAAAAAAGTGTTTGTTAAATCATCAACAGGATTTTTTAAAACTCAAGACAACACGCCAAATGGTGCTACTTTTGAAACTATGAAACTAATTTCTGAAAATGCAAAACCATTGCAAATAAAGGCTGCAGGAGGCGTGAGGGATTATGGAACGGCATTAAAAATGATTTCTATAGGAGTTGATAGAATAGGAACTTCATCATCTAAAGAGATTTGTACTAAAGAGAAAAGTCACAAGACAGGATATTAA
- a CDS encoding DUF3109 family protein codes for MFQLGKTIVSEDIIEKDFVCNLAACKGACCVNGDAGAPLEKEEAKILEEIYPKVKPFLRKEGIEVIEKEGAWVTSEWGELETPLINGADCAYVIFDEKNTALCAIEEAHNQGEIDWKKPVSCHLYPIRVKDYSEFSAVNYDKWEICDDACSLGKEFQVPVYKFVKQALVRKFGQNWYDELEKVAEKTFKIKHLYSKVF; via the coding sequence ATGTTTCAACTAGGAAAAACAATCGTTTCAGAAGATATTATCGAAAAAGATTTCGTGTGTAATTTAGCCGCCTGCAAAGGTGCTTGTTGTGTAAATGGTGACGCTGGAGCTCCATTAGAAAAAGAAGAAGCTAAAATATTAGAAGAAATTTATCCAAAAGTAAAACCTTTTTTAAGAAAAGAGGGAATTGAGGTTATTGAAAAAGAAGGAGCTTGGGTTACAAGTGAATGGGGAGAATTAGAAACACCTTTGATTAATGGGGCAGATTGTGCTTATGTAATTTTTGATGAAAAGAATACAGCCTTGTGCGCTATCGAAGAAGCGCATAATCAAGGAGAAATTGATTGGAAGAAGCCAGTTTCTTGTCATTTATATCCAATAAGAGTTAAAGATTATAGTGAGTTTTCTGCAGTAAATTATGATAAATGGGAAATTTGTGATGACGCTTGTTCTTTAGGCAAAGAATTTCAAGTGCCAGTATACAAGTTTGTAAAACAAGCCTTAGTTAGAAAGTTTGGTCAAAATTGGTATGATGAATTAGAAAAAGTGGCGGAAAAAACATTTAAAATAAAGCACCTATATAGCAAAGTTTTCTAG
- a CDS encoding MarC family protein: MKFNLKEIITAFMVLFAVIDIIGNIPIIIDLRKKSGHIQSEKASLIAGFIMIVFLFLGQSLLGLIGIDVNSFAVAGAFILFFIALEMILGITLYKEDGNSSSITATVFPLAFPLIAGPGSLTTLLSLRAEFAIENIIVAVILNVIFLYIVLKTSSKIERLIGPSGIQIIRKIFGVILLAISVKLFTQNIKMLFI, encoded by the coding sequence ATGAAATTTAACCTAAAAGAAATTATAACTGCGTTTATGGTATTATTTGCTGTTATAGATATCATTGGTAACATTCCTATTATTATTGATTTACGAAAAAAATCAGGACATATACAGTCTGAAAAAGCATCACTTATTGCAGGTTTCATTATGATTGTATTCTTGTTTCTTGGTCAAAGCTTATTAGGTTTAATTGGTATTGATGTAAATTCTTTTGCTGTTGCTGGTGCTTTTATTTTATTTTTTATCGCTTTAGAAATGATTTTAGGCATTACTTTATATAAGGAAGATGGTAATTCTTCCTCCATAACTGCCACCGTATTCCCTCTAGCTTTTCCTTTAATTGCGGGTCCAGGAAGTTTAACAACGTTACTTTCTTTAAGGGCAGAATTTGCCATAGAAAACATTATTGTAGCTGTAATTTTAAATGTAATTTTCTTATACATCGTTTTAAAAACATCGTCTAAAATAGAACGTTTAATTGGTCCTTCTGGAATTCAGATAATTCGTAAAATTTTTGGCGTAATTCTCTTAGCTATCTCTGTAAAACTTTTTACTCAAAACATAAAAATGCTATTTATATAA